Proteins from one Nicotiana tabacum cultivar K326 chromosome 23, ASM71507v2, whole genome shotgun sequence genomic window:
- the LOC142177317 gene encoding uncharacterized protein LOC142177317, with the protein MSRYTWVFLMQFKTGVIVVLKKFLSMIKTQFSAIVKIIRSDNGIEFLNVKYNEMLDSYGIIHQSSCAYIPQQNGVVKRKHRHILDVTRALKFQAGIPTRFSGRMLLDLESKHLLVSRDVVFKEHIFPFKKDMYVFFPFSVQLSAFTRPRDRGRLADHEEDGHYDDHKNAQTQTPLDPAHNSTDTADEHTQNTLADHDTTGNSEGNNSFDDDEFEDSLTALDSGSDEWETQLDLAADATPQPHTLDTEIADLTPTTTVDTSETLRKSGRISKAPLWLQDYITNNKTNGATLYSIADYMCYDNVTQKYRCYLAKISTLTEPQNFKEASKDRK; encoded by the exons atgtcaagatataCTTGGGTGTTCTTGATGCAATTTAAGACTGGTGTGATTGTTGTCTTAAAGAAATTTCTTTCTATGATTAAAACACAGTTCTCTGCAATTGTAAAGATAATTAGAAGTGATAATGGGATTGAATTCCTCAATGTTAAGTACAATGAAATGTTAGATTCTTATGGAATCATACATCAAAGTAGTTGTGCTTATatacctcaacaaaatggagttgttAAACGTAAACATAGACACATACTTGATGTTACAAGAGCACTTAAGTTTCAAGCAGGAATTCCCACCAGATTCTCGGGGAGAAT GTTGCTGGATTTGGAGTCCAAGCATCTCCTTGTGAGTCGAGATGTTGTGTTCAAAGAACATATTTTTCCATTCAAGAAGGACATGTATGTCTTTTTTCCATTCAGTGTTCAACTATCTGCATTTACAAGACCTCGTGATAGGGGGAGACTGGCTGATCATGAGGAAGATGGGCACTATGATGATCATAAAAATGCTCAAACTCAAACTCCATTGGATCCTGCTCATAATTCAACAGATACTGCAGATGAGCACACTCAAAATACATTGGCTGACCATGATACAACAGGTAATTCAGAAGGGAACaattcttttgatgatgatgagtttGAAGATAGTCTAACTGCTTTAGACTCAGGATCAGATGAATGGGAGACACAATTAGACCTTGCTGCAGATGCAACACCACAACCTCATACTCTTGATACAGAAATTGCTGACCTTACTCCTACAACTACAGTTGACACTTCTGAGACCTTGAGGAAATCAGGAAGAATTAGTAAAGCACCATTGTGGCTTCAAGATTACATAACCAACAATAAGACCAATGGGGCAACACTTTACTCTATAGCTGACTACATGTGTTATGATAATGTGACACAAAAATACAGGTGCTATTTAGCCAAAATCTCAACACTGACAGAGCCACAGAATTTCAAGGAAGCCTCAAAGGACAGGAAGTAG
- the LOC107812682 gene encoding uncharacterized protein LOC107812682, which produces MAAEKIDHSHPLFVHPSDTPGSILIPIKLTGSKNYGIWRRSMRITLQAKRKLRFVLGTCKKDSFEIELHENWETCNAIALSWIMNNVSPDLHSGIVYTSNAHLVWEDLRERFNKVNRVRIFQLHREITTITQGTDSVSTYFTKLKELWAEYDAMVPSRGCGCTKSKENIEHFQTQKLLQFLSRLNDSYDQARRQILMKTVEPTLNQAYAMIVEDETQRSNSAGSEKSNPLAMQASRGRPYKGKKPFMQCEYCNMKGHLKENYYKLVGYPVDFKGRKKYSANNVISNVNLDNKSCVKEGNNTRDGYFFTKDQYDQILTMLNKGADDSQGNKTGP; this is translated from the exons ATGGCGGCAGAAAAAATCGATCACTCTCATCCTTTGTTTGTACATCCTTCAGACACACCAGGTTCTattctgattcctatcaaactcACCGGATCAAAGAATTATGGAATTTGGCGTAGATCGATGCGAATAACTTTACAAGCTAAGAGAAAGTTAAGGTTCGTATTAGGCACATGCAAAAAAGACTCGTTTGAGATTGAGCTCCATGAAAATTGGGAAACATGCAATGCTATTGCACTTTCCTGGATCATGAACAATGTGTCACCGGACCTTCATAGTGGTATTGTCTATACATCAAATGCGCACCTAGTCTGGGAGGATTTGCGAGAAAGGTTCAATAAGGTGAATCGAGTTAGAATTTTTCAATTACATAGGGAAATTACTACAATAACTCAAGGTACAGATTCGGTTTCAACATACTTCACAAAGCTGAAGGAATTGTGGGCAGAGTACGATGCCATGGTTCCTTCACGAGGATGTGGTTGTACAAAATCGAAGGAAAACATAGAGCATTTTCAGACGCAAAAGTTACTTCAGTTTTTGAGTAGACTTAATGACTCTTATGATCAGGCAAGGAGACAAATTCTCATGAAAACCGTTGAACCAACCCTAAATCAAGCCTATGCAATGATTGTTGAGGATGAAACCCAAAGGTCTAATTCTGCTGGTTCTGAGAAGTCTAATCCTTTGGCAATGCAAGCAAGTCGAGGGCGGCCCTATAAAGGAAAGAAACCTTTTATGCAGTGTGAATACTGCAATATGAAAGGGCACCTGAAggagaattattataaattggtgGGATACCCTGTAGATTTCAAAGGAAGAAAGAAGTACTCAGCCAACAATGTAATCAGTAATGTGAATTTAGACAACAAATCATGTGTGAAGGAAGGTAACAACactagagatggatatttcttcaCCAAAGATCAGTATGATCAGATACTCACCATGTTGAACAAAGGAGCTGATGATTCACAGGGAAACAAGACAG GACCTTAA
- the LOC107812684 gene encoding uncharacterized protein LOC107812684 translates to MVTIRAVIALEAAKGWTMYQMDVFNAFLQGDLEDEVYMELPQGFRRQGDQDLGLGGTKLAATPVDLNQKFTSLKFDAHAGITGDEALDDITAYQRLIGRLLYLTITRSDISYIVQT, encoded by the exons ATGGTAACTATTAGAGCAGTCATTGCATTGGAAGCCGCAAAAGGATGGACTATGTATCAGATGGATGTATTCAATGCATTCTTACAAGGAGATTTGGAAGATGAAGTATACATGGAACTTCCTCAGGGATTTAGAAGACAGGGAGACCAAG ATCTTGGATTAGGAGGTACCAAACTAGCTGCAACACCAGTAGATTTGAACCAGAAGTTCACTTCTCTGAAATTTGATGCACATGCAGGAATAACAGGAGATGAGGCATTAGATGATATAACAGCTTACCAAAGATTAATTGGGAGGCTATTGTATTTGACAATAACAAGATCTGACATAAGCTATATAGTTCAGACATAA